One window from the genome of Bdellovibrio sp. NC01 encodes:
- a CDS encoding MFS transporter — MNETSNKSQMAIIFFTVFLYLVGFGVVIPILPILSKNFGATATQTGLLLSVYSAMQFLFSPFWGRLSDRLGRRPILLFCLACEGLSYLLFAWARTLEWLFVARILAGFFGASISTASAYISDITPKNQRSKGMALIGVAFGLGFVVGPALGGLLAVWGRHINSAPHFDTSFSFCWVAVLCFANFLFGIKYLKESLSEKSESAEKKKRFSVMWHYLNVKTVGPLMTVFLLSSLAMSGMEATLILFMGEKFGWDVKQVSFGFAYIGVIIIFTQGFLVRRLLPKWGERKVLRLGILLLALGIAGIAFSNNLALMCLTMTVLSLGNGLANPSTLGSISLLTDQKEQGVAMGVTQSMASLGRIIGPALGGLLYQHISITSPFLTSGLLALIGFMIVISIYRSIPEHARVG; from the coding sequence ATGAACGAGACTTCAAATAAATCCCAAATGGCCATCATATTTTTCACCGTCTTCCTGTATTTGGTGGGCTTTGGTGTCGTTATTCCAATTCTTCCCATTTTGAGCAAAAACTTCGGTGCAACGGCAACTCAAACGGGTCTTCTTCTTTCTGTTTATTCGGCGATGCAATTTTTGTTTTCTCCATTCTGGGGTCGCTTGAGCGATCGCTTAGGCAGACGACCTATCTTGCTATTCTGCTTGGCCTGCGAAGGACTTTCTTATCTATTGTTTGCTTGGGCGCGCACACTTGAGTGGTTGTTTGTCGCTCGTATTCTTGCAGGCTTCTTTGGCGCAAGTATTTCAACTGCCTCTGCATACATTTCCGATATCACTCCCAAAAATCAACGCTCGAAAGGCATGGCCTTGATCGGTGTTGCCTTCGGTTTGGGTTTTGTTGTCGGTCCTGCGTTAGGCGGTTTGCTTGCAGTTTGGGGTCGTCACATCAATTCGGCTCCTCACTTTGATACTTCGTTCTCGTTCTGCTGGGTTGCGGTTCTTTGTTTTGCAAACTTCCTTTTCGGTATCAAGTATCTGAAAGAATCTTTGTCAGAGAAAAGTGAATCCGCTGAAAAGAAAAAACGCTTCTCTGTGATGTGGCACTATTTGAATGTGAAAACTGTGGGTCCATTGATGACGGTTTTCTTGCTGTCCTCTTTGGCGATGTCAGGCATGGAAGCGACTTTGATTTTGTTCATGGGTGAAAAGTTCGGCTGGGATGTAAAGCAAGTCAGTTTTGGTTTCGCATACATCGGCGTGATCATCATCTTCACTCAAGGTTTCTTGGTTCGTCGCCTTCTTCCTAAATGGGGCGAGCGTAAAGTTTTGCGTCTTGGAATTTTACTTCTAGCTTTAGGAATCGCAGGCATTGCGTTCTCTAACAACTTGGCGTTGATGTGTTTGACGATGACTGTTCTGTCTTTGGGTAATGGGTTAGCGAATCCTTCGACATTGGGTTCAATCAGCTTATTGACAGATCAAAAAGAACAAGGTGTTGCGATGGGAGTCACACAAAGTATGGCTTCCTTAGGTCGTATCATCGGCCCTGCATTGGGTGGTTTGTTGTACCAACACATTTCCATCACTTCGCCCTTCTTAACTTCGGGTTTGCTTGCATTGATTGGTTTCATGATCGTGATTTCAATCTATCGTTCAATCCCAGAACACGCTCGCGTAGGATAA
- a CDS encoding DUF167 domain-containing protein, translating into MIEVTKGGVRLHLFIQPKSSKNEIVGSHNGLLKIKITAPPVDGKANEGLIAFLSDYFDLPKRDITIIRGDTGRQKTVELLGVSEQFVREKLKL; encoded by the coding sequence ATGATTGAAGTGACAAAAGGTGGAGTTCGACTCCACCTTTTTATTCAGCCCAAGTCTTCCAAAAACGAAATCGTCGGTTCCCACAACGGTCTATTAAAAATAAAAATCACAGCTCCACCCGTCGATGGCAAAGCCAACGAAGGATTGATCGCGTTTTTGTCTGATTATTTTGATTTACCTAAAAGAGACATCACCATCATTCGCGGTGACACTGGCAGGCAGAAAACAGTCGAACTGCTCGGGGTTTCAGAGCAGTTCGTACGCGAAAAGTTAAAACTTTAA
- a CDS encoding DivIVA domain-containing protein has translation MKITPIDIAHKSFGKKMMGLDADEVMDFLQQIAAQMESLIQERNALKEAVREKDLSLMEYKERDQVLKETIQTATQMSDRLRQDADREAKLIIADANQKAEIITRDSRDSLKKMYQEVAELKRTRMQFEANLKALAQAHLALLEQGEKYMPQMNMPNQTFANGNTQANNGRSTNVSPLSAE, from the coding sequence ATGAAAATTACTCCAATTGATATTGCTCACAAGTCTTTTGGTAAGAAGATGATGGGCTTAGATGCTGATGAGGTTATGGATTTCCTTCAGCAAATCGCCGCACAAATGGAGTCTTTGATTCAAGAACGTAATGCTTTGAAAGAAGCCGTTCGTGAAAAAGATCTATCATTGATGGAATACAAAGAACGCGATCAAGTTCTTAAAGAGACTATTCAAACTGCAACACAAATGTCAGATCGTCTTCGCCAAGACGCTGATCGTGAAGCGAAGTTGATCATCGCTGATGCGAATCAAAAAGCAGAGATCATCACTCGCGATTCACGTGATTCATTGAAAAAAATGTATCAAGAAGTCGCAGAGTTGAAACGTACACGCATGCAATTCGAAGCGAATTTGAAAGCTTTGGCGCAAGCTCACCTTGCTCTTCTTGAACAAGGCGAAAAGTACATGCCACAAATGAACATGCCGAACCAAACTTTCGCAAACGGTAATACGCAAGCGAACAACGGCAGATCAACAAACGTATCGCCTCTTTCTGCTGAATAA